In Actinomadura citrea, a single window of DNA contains:
- a CDS encoding protealysin inhibitor emfourin, which yields MRVTIESTGGFSGQSAVVAQYDTAALPAGQAGRVREAVDALAAAHARGGTGEIGADLPAYRITVSGDGAEEYGAEGEPRVYEIRGDPTAGVASVLGTLIEGPDATP from the coding sequence ATGCGCGTGACGATCGAGAGCACCGGCGGTTTCAGCGGCCAGAGCGCCGTCGTCGCGCAGTACGACACCGCGGCCCTCCCCGCCGGACAGGCCGGCCGCGTCCGCGAGGCCGTGGACGCGCTGGCCGCCGCGCACGCCCGCGGCGGGACGGGCGAGATCGGCGCCGACCTGCCCGCGTACCGGATCACGGTCTCCGGGGACGGGGCGGAGGAGTACGGCGCGGAGGGTGAACCGCGCGTCTACGAGATACGGGGCGACCCGACCGCGGGAGTCGCATCCGTCCTCGGCACACTCATCGAAGGCCCCGACGCCACCCCCTGA
- the dhaM gene encoding dihydroxyacetone kinase phosphoryl donor subunit DhaM: protein MVGIVIISHSRTLAEGVAEVARAMGVGKAVVEPAGGDSEGRLGTSIDLVEQAVAAADDGDGVVLLADLGSSVLTAKMLIEDAEGDDVLLADAPLVEGAVAAASMAATGADLAAVHAAAESARDHRKTN from the coding sequence ATGGTCGGGATCGTCATCATCTCCCACAGCCGGACGCTCGCCGAAGGCGTCGCCGAGGTCGCCCGCGCGATGGGCGTCGGCAAGGCCGTCGTCGAACCCGCCGGCGGCGACTCCGAAGGGCGCCTCGGGACGAGCATCGACCTCGTCGAGCAGGCGGTCGCCGCGGCGGACGACGGCGACGGGGTCGTGCTGCTCGCCGACCTCGGCAGTTCCGTGCTGACGGCCAAGATGCTCATCGAGGACGCCGAAGGCGACGACGTGCTGCTCGCGGACGCCCCGCTGGTCGAGGGCGCCGTCGCCGCCGCGTCCATGGCCGCGACCGGGGCGGACCTCGCCGCCGTCCACGCCGCGGCCGAATCCGCCCGCGACCACCGCAAGACGAACTGA